Proteins co-encoded in one Pseudorhizobium banfieldiae genomic window:
- a CDS encoding M3 family metallopeptidase → MKEFRMPQLHINPALIDWTGHEGLPRFDLVKDEDFAGAFDAAMAKHDAEINDIASDPREPTMENTIIALEIAGDELSRISALFWNKAGAHTNDVIQALEREIAPKMSRHYSKIAMNEALFKRVDDLWEKRESLGLTVEEERVLERHWKGFVRTGAKLPKPEQERLAAINEKLAGLGAKFGQNVLADEKNWQLHLSDEAELAGLPAFLRDAMASAARDHGREDGYVVTLSRSIIEPFLTFSERRDLREQAFKAWTARGANGGETDNLAIVKETLGLRVERAKLLGYDSFAAFKLDNTMAKTPEAVNDLLMAVWEKARNRALEEEASLAGLVAEEGGNHEVMPWDWRFYAERLRHRTFNFSETELKPYLQLEKVIQACFDVAERLFGIRATEVRDVPAYHPDVRVFEIRDEEGALTALFLGDYFARSSKRSGAWMSSFQSQHRLPLKNGKKGEIPIIYNVCNFAKPAAGRPALLSLDDARTLFHEFGHALHGMLSKVTYPSVAGTGVARDFVELPSQLYEHWLTVPEILEKYAVHYETGEPMPKELLEKVLAARTFNAGFATVEFTSSALVDMAFHTRGEVGDPMQVQAEVLDKIGMPQSIVMRHATPHFQHVFSGDGYSAGYYSYMWSEVLDADAFAAFEEAGDAFDPVMARKLKNNIYSVGGSVDPEDAYKAFRGKLPDPQAMLRKKGLAMVEELSGSDA, encoded by the coding sequence ATGAAGGAATTCCGCATGCCGCAGCTTCACATCAATCCCGCCCTGATCGACTGGACCGGGCACGAAGGCCTGCCGCGCTTCGACCTTGTGAAGGACGAGGATTTCGCAGGCGCGTTCGATGCTGCGATGGCGAAGCATGATGCCGAAATCAACGACATCGCTTCCGATCCGCGCGAGCCGACGATGGAGAACACCATCATTGCGCTTGAGATCGCCGGTGATGAGTTGTCGCGTATCTCGGCGCTGTTCTGGAACAAGGCCGGCGCCCATACCAACGATGTGATCCAGGCGCTGGAGCGGGAAATCGCGCCGAAGATGTCGCGGCATTACTCCAAGATCGCGATGAATGAGGCGTTGTTCAAACGGGTCGATGACCTCTGGGAGAAGCGGGAAAGCCTCGGCCTGACTGTCGAGGAGGAGCGGGTTCTCGAGCGACACTGGAAAGGATTTGTCCGTACAGGTGCCAAGCTTCCCAAGCCGGAACAGGAGCGGCTTGCGGCGATCAACGAGAAGCTTGCGGGTCTCGGAGCGAAGTTTGGGCAGAACGTGCTGGCGGATGAGAAGAACTGGCAACTTCATCTTTCTGACGAAGCCGAACTCGCCGGCCTTCCGGCCTTCCTCCGCGATGCCATGGCCTCGGCTGCGCGTGACCATGGCCGCGAGGACGGTTACGTCGTGACGCTGTCGCGCTCGATCATCGAGCCCTTCCTGACTTTTTCGGAGCGCAGGGATCTGCGGGAGCAGGCGTTCAAGGCATGGACTGCACGCGGTGCGAATGGCGGTGAGACGGACAATCTTGCGATCGTGAAGGAGACGCTTGGCCTGCGGGTCGAACGCGCCAAGCTGTTGGGCTATGACAGCTTCGCCGCCTTCAAGCTCGACAATACCATGGCGAAGACGCCGGAGGCGGTGAACGACCTGCTTATGGCTGTTTGGGAAAAGGCGCGGAACCGGGCACTGGAAGAGGAAGCGAGCCTTGCCGGTCTTGTCGCGGAAGAGGGCGGCAACCACGAGGTGATGCCCTGGGATTGGCGGTTCTACGCCGAGAGGCTGCGCCACCGCACCTTCAACTTCTCCGAAACCGAGCTCAAGCCATACCTCCAGCTCGAGAAGGTCATCCAGGCTTGCTTCGATGTGGCCGAGCGGCTGTTCGGCATCCGCGCAACCGAGGTGAGGGACGTGCCTGCCTATCATCCGGACGTGCGTGTGTTCGAGATCCGCGACGAGGAGGGTGCGCTGACGGCTCTGTTCCTCGGCGACTACTTTGCCCGGTCGTCCAAGCGGTCCGGCGCCTGGATGAGCTCCTTCCAGTCGCAGCACAGGCTGCCGCTGAAGAACGGCAAGAAGGGCGAGATCCCGATCATCTACAATGTCTGCAACTTCGCGAAGCCCGCAGCCGGCAGGCCGGCGCTTCTGTCGCTGGACGATGCGCGCACGCTGTTCCATGAATTCGGACATGCCCTGCACGGCATGCTTTCGAAGGTGACCTATCCTTCGGTCGCCGGAACCGGCGTGGCACGAGACTTTGTGGAGCTGCCGTCGCAGCTCTACGAGCACTGGCTGACGGTGCCGGAAATTTTGGAGAAGTATGCGGTCCACTACGAGACCGGCGAGCCGATGCCGAAGGAACTGCTCGAGAAGGTTCTGGCGGCGCGCACCTTCAATGCCGGTTTTGCGACTGTCGAATTCACGTCGTCGGCGCTGGTCGACATGGCCTTCCATACGCGCGGCGAGGTAGGCGATCCCATGCAGGTCCAGGCGGAGGTTCTGGACAAGATTGGCATGCCGCAGTCGATCGTGATGCGCCACGCCACGCCGCATTTCCAGCACGTCTTCTCGGGCGACGGCTATTCGGCCGGATACTATTCCTACATGTGGTCGGAAGTGCTTGATGCGGACGCGTTTGCCGCGTTCGAGGAAGCGGGCGATGCCTTCGATCCGGTCATGGCGCGCAAGCTGAAGAACAACATCTACTCTGTCGGCGGATCGGTCGATCCCGAAGATGCCTACAAGGCCTTTCGCGGCAAGCTGCCGGACCCGCAAGCCATGCTTCGCAAGAAAGGGCTGGCGATGGTGGAGGAACTCTCCGGTAGCGACGCCTGA